TGCGCTGTCGGTGCTTCTCACCGCCGCGGCATAGTGCCCCCGGAGATGCCCATAGAACCCCGGTTCCAGCGTCGTGGGCCTGTACTGATCCTTGTATTCCCGCGACAGGTTCGGATTGCGTGTGATCGCCGCGTACTCCTCCATGGAAGCGCCGGGATAGAACCTGCCGTCGAAGATGTGCTCCAAACCGCTCTGCATGGTCGACGCGAGGCGATGCTCGAGCAACGCGTACGGTGATCGGGGGTCAGGGCAGAGACCGCGAAACGGCGCGTGACAATCAGTACCGTGCAGGAACATGAAGAAGGCCGACCGATTCAAGCCATCGACCCACGACATGCCTTCATCAACACGCCTGGAGAGTTCCTGACACGACGCCTCGTTCTCCGTGTACACATCGAACCCCCGAGCGAAGCCGAACCCGGCGGCGATGTTGCCGCCACCCGTGAATCCGCCCGTCGCGTAGCCCGCGCGCTGATACAGCTCCGGCAGCGATGCCACGTCGTCTGCCAGCGTCATCGAGGCATTCGCCTCACGTGGATGACGGCTCGAGAAGAGCGCGATGTGAGAGGGACGGGTCCAAGTTCCCTCGCTGTAGGCCCGCAGACATGTGAAGCCTCTTCTGGCGAGGGCATCGAGGTTCGGGGTCAGGTCGTGCGTCTTCCCGATGACGTCTAGATAGTCGGCCCGCAAAGAGCAGGCCGAGACGATCACGACGTTGGTGCGGCCCGTGATCTTGTTCGCGAACATGCCGGCAGACGCCGTGCCCCCCCCCTGCGCGCGCAAGACATAGAGGCTCGCAATCTGGTTGCTCACAAGCAGCAGAGCAGCAAAGGCAAGACGCGCCTGCATCGTCCATCTACGACTCGCCCGCGACACAACAGCATCGGCCATTCACAGTAGAGTAACACATCGAACCACCAAAAAAGTGGGCAAAGGCGCAAACAAGAATTATTAACGGCATAAAATATGCTTTACAAAAAAAGAGAGTCACCACTGCAACCGCGACCCGCTTCCCGGAACATGCGCTGAAGCAGAGAGCGAGGCTGAGGCAATACGTCGCAGACGAGACCTTGCAGGCCTGAGTACAGACAATTTCCAAGAGCAACGGCTACACTGAGCGCATGGACATCTCGCTCGCACGCCTCTCCCCCTTCCGCGCCTGCAGAGTCCCGGTCAGCGGGTCGCGCCAGACAGCCGAGACACCGTCGCCCTCGATCTGCGCACACGACACGGTGACCCTGCACCACGTTTCCCCCAATCGCCCCGACAAGCACCTCGTGCAGACCTCGGCCGCCATCACCCTGGCCGCAGCCACAACCGCTCTCAACGGTCCCCTCGGT
This sequence is a window from Pseudomonadota bacterium. Protein-coding genes within it:
- a CDS encoding DUF1501 domain-containing protein, with product MADAVVSRASRRWTMQARLAFAALLLVSNQIASLYVLRAQGGGTASAGMFANKITGRTNVVIVSACSLRADYLDVIGKTHDLTPNLDALARRGFTCLRAYSEGTWTRPSHIALFSSRHPREANASMTLADDVASLPELYQRAGYATGGFTGGGNIAAGFGFARGFDVYTENEASCQELSRRVDEGMSWVDGLNRSAFFMFLHGTDCHAPFRGLCPDPRSPYALLEHRLASTMQSGLEHIFDGRFYPGASMEEYAAITRNPNLSREYKDQYRPTTLEPGFYGHLRGHYAAAVRSTDSAIGHLLDALRDRGLLDSTIVVVVGDHGWDLGEHGYVTHAVHGYDSIAHVPVILAGPSIPQGRSTREMVGLKDVAPTLLALTGLDRAATFLGNDLVGLMKQVPADKPRFAVTTLAGLHPWQQPSDAGYAVKVWLRAAHGELVVTMFPQARIELYDPESDPGEGKDLRDDPDSAARFAEMVALWRELAPHVAPSSGAGATLNASTRDFLQRNGYFDGPVDALASPVVTGTGTSQPAARAR